Proteins encoded in a region of the Haloglomus salinum genome:
- a CDS encoding ribonucleoside-diphosphate reductase: MSRYADDDRDLRLDPDGRVGGYFKHAVYNHWDPYEDIEQELIEQDRRRMIEADEDIIDEEGFDDLRQTIALFGAGEEAVTEDLAPLAIAMDDINDQMFVSSQIYEEAKHTAFFDRYWREVINPVAEHHDLEVTNPTDDRYFMPAYNNLFDDTEAAMHRLLEEDTPENRVRAFCHYHLAVESVLAQTGYYGITSSFSDGGGDITADDVPEFPELEGLVKGVGFIRSDEGRHVGFGMYHVQEMLASGQVEEQVVQDVLQEQMPNIAGIVSYSDSGFIDPSALVEYASDKLTRRIEIITDSEADIPPVDELVKLDDGEGGSTPSPAAGDD; encoded by the coding sequence ATGAGCCGATACGCCGACGACGACCGAGACCTCAGGCTGGACCCCGACGGACGGGTCGGCGGCTACTTCAAGCACGCCGTCTACAACCACTGGGACCCCTACGAGGATATCGAGCAGGAACTCATCGAGCAGGACCGCCGGCGGATGATCGAGGCCGACGAGGATATCATCGACGAGGAGGGCTTCGACGACCTCCGGCAGACCATCGCCCTGTTCGGTGCGGGTGAGGAGGCCGTGACCGAGGACCTCGCGCCGCTGGCCATCGCGATGGACGACATCAACGACCAGATGTTCGTCTCCAGCCAGATCTACGAGGAGGCGAAACACACCGCCTTCTTCGACCGCTACTGGCGCGAGGTCATCAATCCCGTAGCCGAGCACCACGACCTCGAGGTCACCAACCCCACCGACGACCGGTACTTCATGCCGGCGTACAACAACCTCTTCGACGATACGGAGGCCGCGATGCACCGCCTGCTGGAGGAGGACACCCCCGAGAACCGCGTCCGTGCGTTCTGTCACTATCACCTCGCTGTCGAGTCCGTCCTCGCACAGACGGGCTACTACGGCATCACCTCCTCCTTCTCGGACGGCGGCGGTGACATCACGGCCGACGACGTCCCCGAGTTCCCCGAGCTGGAGGGCCTCGTCAAGGGCGTCGGCTTCATCCGGAGCGACGAGGGCCGCCACGTCGGGTTCGGGATGTACCACGTCCAGGAGATGCTCGCCAGCGGCCAGGTCGAGGAGCAGGTCGTCCAGGACGTCCTGCAGGAGCAGATGCCCAACATCGCCGGCATCGTCTCCTACTCCGACTCGGGCTTCATCGACCCCTCCGCGCTCGTCGAGTACGCCAGCGACAAGCTGACCCGGCGTATCGAGATCATCACGGACTCCGAGGCCGACATCCCGCCGGTCGACGAGCTCGTCAAGCTCGACGACGGCGAGGGCGGCAGCACGCCG
- a CDS encoding apolipoprotein A1/A4/E family protein produces MADNSSPFGLAFEAQRSAIETTQDSIHTAVGIQRDVNEAFVDSIDPVMEVQNSSADFARTGVDAVLDAVEAAVPGDTNIDDVRETIDEQLDELADTRVDISEQVEENLRDGADSVDEFLADFLENLDEQVDSLLESSEDLEDQTVETLEDLQGNIEELQDEFESRGDDLEEQVADQLDSFQERFEDSADQLQDGFDEAGDRLNEAAEDFQDAAEDVTERVDVNA; encoded by the coding sequence ATGGCAGACAACAGCTCACCGTTCGGCCTCGCGTTCGAGGCACAGCGCAGCGCGATCGAGACCACCCAGGACAGCATCCACACGGCCGTCGGCATCCAGCGCGACGTGAACGAGGCGTTCGTCGACAGCATCGACCCCGTGATGGAGGTCCAGAACAGCTCCGCCGACTTCGCCCGCACGGGCGTGGACGCGGTCCTCGACGCCGTCGAGGCCGCGGTCCCCGGTGACACCAACATCGACGATGTCCGCGAGACCATCGACGAGCAGCTCGACGAGCTGGCGGACACCCGCGTCGACATCTCCGAGCAGGTCGAGGAGAACCTCCGCGACGGCGCCGACTCCGTCGACGAGTTCCTCGCCGACTTCCTCGAGAACCTCGACGAGCAGGTCGACTCCCTCCTCGAGTCCAGCGAGGACCTCGAGGACCAGACCGTCGAGACCCTGGAGGACCTCCAGGGCAACATCGAGGAGCTGCAGGACGAGTTCGAGTCCCGCGGCGACGACCTCGAGGAGCAGGTCGCCGACCAGCTCGACTCCTTCCAGGAGCGCTTCGAGGACAGCGCTGACCAGCTCCAGGACGGCTTCGACGAGGCCGGCGACCGCCTGAACGAGGCCGCCGAGGACTTCCAGGACGCCGCCGAGGACGTCACCGAGCGCGTCGACGTCAACGCCTAG
- a CDS encoding phytanoyl-CoA dioxygenase family protein, with the protein MGLETLTDAEFAQYQQEGYVVKRGLFDADTVSRVRERLREYTHADRPVEGFKQQAEPEAENEGVDEADAVRKFEGLGLLDDDVVHALATDDRLVTVAQDLLGPDVKLLRSAAMFKPPGVGSEKGLHQDSAYYPVRPYDQVTTWVALDDATPENGCMEVLPGGHMDGLLEHETREYETDIVIPEDLGEMEQLPMEAGDVLFQHSLLPHRTSPNTTDRWRRAMIFMYMDARSRFTVTEDERPPWVDSVDVAGDSYPGSV; encoded by the coding sequence ATGGGACTGGAGACGCTGACCGACGCGGAGTTCGCACAGTACCAGCAGGAGGGGTACGTCGTGAAACGCGGGCTGTTCGACGCGGACACCGTCTCGCGGGTGCGCGAGCGCCTGCGCGAGTACACGCACGCTGACCGGCCCGTGGAGGGGTTCAAGCAGCAGGCCGAACCCGAGGCCGAGAACGAAGGGGTCGACGAAGCCGACGCCGTCCGGAAGTTCGAGGGGCTCGGCCTGCTGGACGACGACGTCGTCCACGCCCTCGCGACGGACGACCGGCTCGTGACGGTCGCGCAGGACCTGCTGGGCCCTGACGTGAAGCTGCTGCGGAGCGCGGCCATGTTCAAGCCGCCGGGCGTCGGTAGCGAGAAGGGGCTCCACCAGGACTCGGCGTACTACCCGGTCCGGCCGTACGACCAGGTGACGACGTGGGTCGCCCTGGACGACGCGACGCCCGAGAACGGCTGCATGGAAGTTCTCCCGGGGGGACACATGGACGGGCTGCTGGAGCACGAGACCCGGGAGTACGAGACGGACATCGTCATCCCGGAGGACCTCGGCGAGATGGAGCAACTCCCGATGGAGGCCGGCGACGTCCTCTTCCAGCACTCGCTGTTGCCCCACCGGACATCGCCGAACACGACCGACCGGTGGCGGCGCGCGATGATATTCATGTACATGGACGCGCGTTCGCGGTTCACCGTCACCGAGGACGAGCGGCCACCGTGGGTCGATTCCGTGGACGTGGCGGGTGACTCCTACCCGGGCAGCGTGTAG
- a CDS encoding helix-turn-helix domain-containing protein encodes MRYATVVITPREGGLNPADSVLVASPAVERDVVHQVNLLNDGTIVMLYALRGNIDEAVQKLQGCDSVIAVDGSGEGEGLIYLHIEPDETSLQLMEIIQDNEVVLQTPLECTRGGGLRITIVGDDATIQRAVDEVPDGVTVSLEGIGDYHPEADKLYGTLTARQREVLETAVEKGYYEVPRRATHEDIAKEVGLSAGTVGEHLRKVEGRVLSSLVKR; translated from the coding sequence ATGCGCTACGCGACCGTCGTCATCACGCCGCGCGAGGGTGGGCTGAACCCCGCGGATTCGGTGCTCGTCGCGTCGCCGGCGGTCGAGCGGGACGTGGTCCATCAGGTGAACCTCCTCAACGACGGGACCATCGTGATGCTGTACGCCCTGCGGGGGAACATCGACGAGGCCGTCCAGAAGCTCCAGGGGTGTGACTCCGTCATCGCGGTCGACGGGTCGGGGGAGGGCGAGGGGCTCATCTACCTCCACATCGAGCCCGACGAAACCTCGCTGCAGCTGATGGAGATCATCCAGGACAACGAGGTGGTGCTGCAGACGCCGCTGGAGTGTACTCGCGGCGGCGGCCTCCGCATCACCATCGTTGGCGACGACGCCACCATCCAGCGCGCCGTCGACGAGGTCCCCGACGGTGTCACCGTCTCGCTGGAGGGTATCGGGGACTACCACCCCGAGGCCGACAAACTGTACGGCACCCTCACCGCCCGCCAGCGCGAGGTGCTGGAGACCGCGGTCGAGAAGGGCTACTACGAGGTCCCCCGGCGCGCGACCCACGAGGATATCGCGAAGGAGGTCGGCCTCTCGGCCGGAACCGTCGGCGAACACCTCCGCAAGGTCGAGGGGCGGGTGCTGTCGTCGCTGGTGAAGCGGTGA